CGACAAAGCCATCGAGCGTGGATGGCTTCTGGAGGAACACCGCACAGGGGATCCGCGAGATATCCCGCTTGAGATCAAGTGCGCTGTAGAACAGCACTGGCGTCCGCTTGCCCCAGTCGCTCTTGCGGATTTCCTCAAGATAACGCCATCCGTCCAGCTTGGGCATCATGTGATCGAGCACAACTGCATCGGGGCGCCACTCGGCCGCCTTTGTCCGCGCATCTACTCCGTCGATGGCCGTATGCACTTCGGCGTCCGGAACGGCACGCTTGACCGCCATCTCCGCGAACCGCCGGGCCGAACTGTCATCATCCACCACCAGTACTTTCAGAGCCATGCCGGAAGTCTAGTCATCATCCGTGTCAC
The sequence above is drawn from the Deltaproteobacteria bacterium genome and encodes:
- a CDS encoding response regulator codes for the protein MALKVLVVDDDSSARRFAEMAVKRAVPDAEVHTAIDGVDARTKAAEWRPDAVVLDHMMPKLDGWRYLEEIRKSDWGKRTPVLFYSALDLKRDISRIPCAVFLQKPSTLDGFVVAFKHVLAMK